From Coccinella septempunctata chromosome 4, icCocSept1.1, whole genome shotgun sequence, a single genomic window includes:
- the LOC123310973 gene encoding uncharacterized protein LOC123310973, protein MNKSLNDEGKNIFRSLAANTITNYVRSNRGTNNVFQNEFYYCKRYLKDHQDLLVMQSDKGNVTVLMDRSQYVDLSREILEDDNHYKILPRDPTTSMQTKCNSLVKNLVNKGYITESEGKRLYNYNAVPARFYGLPKIHKPTLTLRPIVSFINTPTSKLSIYMADILARTLAATEDRYFVKDSFSFAEFAKDLQIPDNYVLISLDVVSLFSNISVDLVISAIESRWTDIEQHTSISKDEFISIVKFLFSSNYFLFDGKFYLQILGSPMGSNFIPAIAKIVMIFLLDLILANLPFYIPFLKGYVDDLITAVPKDQVTYTLRKFNECDEFIKFTLEEETLGSVPFLDTKVIRTNDNNIILDWYRKPTSSGRYIHFLSNHPSKQKINLILGLKSRIERIVHPTKREANLNVLFQLMRNNGYPRGLLSRLIYNSSPSGQPQRVREGMSDGVVPTVESASATLELRRDGLKFSSIPLIEGVTGSLVRLLKTDTIKVLARNEFRVKKLFSRVKDKMDVLKMSGVVYGVPCASCGEIYVGQTSQQLKKRLTQHKSDVKNPSKACALAEHVRSSGHQMNYNAAKVLECENNLKKRTFLEMCHIKRHSNSMNYRRDIEGISNIYAFLLSIDQLSGERGVLRPANDGSSVVSDVVVST, encoded by the coding sequence ATGAATAAATCACTTAATGATGAAGGCAAGAACATTTTCCGATCACTAGCTGCGAACACTATTACCAATTACGTTCGATCGAACAGAGGAACCAATAATGTATTCCAGAATGAGTTCTATTACTGCAAGAGATACCTAAAGGATCATCAGGATTTGTTGGTCATGCAATCGGATAAGGGCAATGTTACTGTTTTGATGGATAGATCTCAATATGTTGACCTATCCCGAGAGATCCTTGAGGATGACAATCACTACAAAATATTACCTAGAGATCCCACTACGTCCATGCAAACAAAGTGCAATTCATTGGTGAAAAATTTGGTCAACAAAGGGTATATAACAGAGTCTGAAGGGAAACGTTTATATAATTACAATGCCGTACCAGCCAGATTCTATGGCCTCCCGAAAATTCATAAGCCCACCTTAACCCTGAGACCCATTGTTTCGTTTATTAATACTCCAACATCCAAGTTATCAATTTACATGGCTGATATATTGGCTAGAACTCTTGCTGCCACAGAAGATAGATATTTTGTCAAGGACTCCTTTTCCTTTGCGGAATTTGCTAAAGATCTTCAGATACCAGATAATTACGTACTGATAAGTTTAGACGTAGTTTCTTTATTCAGCAATATTTCTGTTGACTTGGTGATCTCGGCCATTGAGAGTCGGTGGACAGATATTGAACAACACACTTCCATTTCAAAAGATGAGTTCATTTCCATAGTGAAATTCCTTTTCTCTTCGAACTATTTCCTTTTTGATGGGAAATTCTATTTACAGATACTGGGCTCCCCCATGGGCTCCAATTTCATTCCAGCCATTGCGAAAATAGTTATGATATTTCTTTTGGATTTGATACTGGCTAACTTACCATTTTATATTCCTTTCTTGAAAGGATACGTAGACGACCTGATCACTGCTGTTCCAAAGGATCAAGTGACTTACACCCTCCGGAAATTTAACGAATGTGATGAGTTTATCAAGTTCACCCTTGAGGAGGAAACATTGGGCAGTGTTCCCTTCTTGGACACCAAGGTCATCAGAACAAATGATAATAACATTATACTAGACTGGTATAGGAAGCCCACGAGTTCAGGCCGTTACATCCATTTTCTCTCAAATCACCCTTCCAAACAGAAGATCAACTTGATTCTAGGACTAAAAAGTCGCATTGAGAGAATAGTACACCCAACGAAACGAGAGGCCAACTTGAATGTCCTTTTTCAGTTAATGAGGAATAATGGATATCCGAGGGGACTACTTTCACGGTTAATTTACAACTCATCGCCCTCTGGACAGCCACAGAGGGTGAGGGAAGGAATGTCTGATGGTGTTGTGCCTACAGTGGAGAGCGCCTCCGCCACTTTGGAACTCAGAAGAGATGGTTTGAAGTTTTCGTCTATTCCTCTGATAGAGGGTGTAACTGGGTCATTGGTGAGGTTGCTTAAGACAGACACAATAAAAGTGTTGGCAAGAAATGAGTTCAGGGTCAAGAAATTATTCAGCAGGGTCAAAGACAAGATGGATGTGCTTAAGATGAGTGGGGTAGTGTATGGTGTTCCATGTGCATCTTGTGGTGAAATTTACGTTGGACAGACATCTCAACAATTGAAGAAGAGACTCACACAACACAAGAGTGATGTTAAGAATCCAAGCAAGGCATGTGCCCTGGCAGAACATGTGAGAAGTAGTGGCCATCAAATGAATTACAACGCAGCGAAAGTGTTGGAATGTGAAAACAATCTCAAGAAACGGACCTTTTTGGAGATGTGTCACATTAAACGACATAGTAATTCGATGAATTACAGAAGGGACATTGAAGGGATTAGCAATATTTATGCATTTTTACTAAGTATTGACCAGCTGTCCGGGGAGAGAGGAGTACTGAGGCCAGCGAATGATGGGAGCTCTGTGGTTTCAGACGTCGTTGTGTCAACCTGA
- the LOC123310976 gene encoding uncharacterized protein LOC123310976 has protein sequence MGRTYKRKLGSRTYGNFSEEQVNNALHDVLENGLSLRKAAKKYRLAYGTLNNRYHGCKIKKSGGQPVFTYEEEMVIINSVLTCADWGYPLSAMDLRMFVKSFLDKSGRTVSRFNENIPGPDWLNNLLKRHRGVVGKRLASNIKKSRAEVSPDSIKKYFENLGKTIENVPAENIFNYDESNVSDDPGKKMCIYRRGTKYPERICNHSKSATSIIVCGSASGTLLPPYVIYKAENLWDRR, from the coding sequence ATGGGCAGAACATACAAAAGAAAGTTAGGTTCCAGAACTTACGGAAATTTCAGTGAAGAACAAGTTAATAATGCGTTGCACGACGTATTGGAGAATGGATTATCGCTACGAAAGGCAGCAAAGAAATACAGATTGGCCTACGGAACTTTAAATAACAGGTACCATGGATGTAAGATCAAGAAGAGCGGTGGGCAACCTGTGTTCACGTATGAAGAGGAAATGGTCATTATTAACAGCGTCTTAACTTGTGCAGACTGGGGATATCCACTAAGCGCTATGGATTTAAGAATGTTCGTCAAGAGTTTTTTGGACAAAAGTGGTAGAACCGTATCTCGATTCAACGAGAATATCCCAGGACCTGACTGGTTGAATAACTTGTTAAAAAGGCATCGAGGTGTTGTCGGTAAAAGATTAGCAAGTAATATTAAAAAGAGCCGAGCGGAAGTTTCACCTGATTCgattaaaaaatatttcgaaaacttggGAAAAACCATTGAAAATGTTCCcgctgaaaatattttcaactatGATGAATCTAATGTCTCGGATGATCCTGGAAAGAAAATGTGCATCTACCGAAGGGGAACCAAATATCCTGAAAGAATATGCAATCATTCAAAATCTGCAACTTCGATTATAGTTTGCGGATCCGCCTCAGGTACCCTTCTGCCACCTTACGTCATATATAAGGCAGAAAATTTATGGGACAGAAGATAG